The Bradyrhizobium sp. CCBAU 53340 nucleotide sequence CGCGGTTGCCGGATCCGGCTCTTTCAGCACTTTCCGTGTCTTTTTAGACAAGAACGGGATGAAGGAAGGCGACTTCCAGATCGTCAATATGAAGGTTGAGGACCTGCGAGCCGCCGTGCAGCAAGGTGTTGTCGACGCTGCAGTGGCATGGGAGCCGCATGTTGCGATTGGCGAGACGATGGGCGTGGTAAAGCGTATTCAGTCGATGAAGGGCGTAAGTGAATCGCCGAACCTTGTGCTGGTGCGCCGCAAGTTTGCTGATGAGCATCCCGAGGCCGTGGCGCGATATCTTGCCACGTTGATCGATGCCGGCACGTACATGAAGACGCAACCGGACGATGCCGCCAGCAAGGTTGCAGCCGATATCAGCAAGCAGGGCGTGGACATCGATCCAAAGGCGCTGGAGCTTGCCTTGACGCGGATCAACGTCGATCCAAAGCTGACCGACGCGATGACCGACGAGCTCATGCCGGTTGCCGAGTCTATGAAGGCGGCCGGAAAGATTCCCAACATTCCGGACTTCAAGAGCCTCGTGCGCAATCAATTCTATGAGGAAGCGGCGAAACTCGCGTCATCTACCAACTAAGGGCTCCATCATGTCTAACGCGACGCCGTCGGCGCCGTTCGCGGGTGTTGCCGACGAGCAGAGGCTGCGTAGCATCTTGTACCGCGGGGCGGCATCGGCATTCTTGTTCGCGCTGCCAATCATCGTCTTCCTGTTAATATGGGAGACAACGGTACGTCTCGGCTGGATCAATGCGACGATCCTGCCTTCGCCATCAAATATCGCGCGGCGCGCGTGGGTGCTGCTTGATCCAGCCGATCCCGCCAAGAGCATATTGCTGACGCATATTGTCGTTAGTTTGTGGCGTGCGCTGAGTTCGTTCGCTCTGGCATGCGTGCTGGCCATCCCAATGGGCCTCTTCCTGGGCCTCAACAGGACGGCCTATCTGATTGCTTCCCCACTCCTGAGCCTGTTACTGCCGCTACCGGCAGTTGCCTGGGCTCCGATCTTCCTGGTCATTTTCGGTCAAGGCGATATCACGATCATTGCTGTCTGTTTCCTCGGTGCCTTCTTTCCGATTCTGTACAGTACTATCCAGGGCGTGCGCGCAATCGGCCGACACTCCTTGTGGGTCGTGCGCAGCATGGGCGCAAGCCGGTTTGATATCTTTCGGCGTGTGCTGTTACCCGGTGCGCTGCCGGCGCTGATCTCGGGGCTGAAGCTTGGAATGGCGCATTCGTGGCGCACGCTGGTCGCGGCCGAAATGCTAGCTGCGTTGACCCATGGCCTCGGATTCATGATATTCGCGGCGCGTTCCTATATGGACGTATCCACGATGTTCGTCGGCATCGTATGCCTGGCCCTGATCGGTCTCCTTATCGAACGTGGCGTGTTTGGCTCGCTCGAAGCACTTACCATTCACCGCTGGCACGGTAACGGAAAAGTGGGTAGCCATCGATGAGCGTGGACACATCCGGCATCCGTCTGCAGCGATATACTCGGTCCCCAGCCTCGTCCGGTCTCGCGATACCGATGGCTCGTATCGCGCTGATCCTGGTGCCGCTGGTGGCTTGGGAGGTGTGCTCGCGGTTAGGGTTGATAAACGGCTTCTTGTTTCCGGCGCCGTCCGCGATCCTCAACAAGCTTTGGGTGCAATCCGGCCCAAACGGAAACCCGCCATATGCAATTCTGTGGCACGTGGCAGACAGCATGCTGCGCTTGCTCTCGGGATTATCACTTGCGGTAATCATAGGTACCCTGCTCGGGGTTGGACTTGGCATGAGTCAGCGGGCGCGGCTGGTGTTTCAGCCAATCATTAGCATCTTGATGCCTGTGCCGACGCTAGCATGGACCCCCGTCCTGCTGTTGGTCATGGGTATCGATAACCGCACGACCATCCTAGTCGTATTTCTCGCAGCGGTTTTCGAAATGATATACATCGTCGCGAGCGGCATCGAAATGCTGAACGTCAAAATGCTTTGGGTGGCTTGGTCGATGGGCGCGAGCCGACGGCAGGTATTTTGGCGCGTCATTATTCCCGGCATTTTTCCTTGCCTGATCACCGGCACACGGCTCGGTACAGGTTACGCCTGGCGCGCTCTGATCGCCGCCGAGATGCTGGCCGCCAGCAGCTATGGCCTGGGTTTCATGATCTATGACGCCTCCGAATACATGAACATTGGCGTCATCTATGGTGGCGTGATGATGATTGCGGCGCTCGGCTATCTTCTTGAGAACGTTCTGGTTGGCAAGATCGAAGCTGCTACCATCGAGAAATGGGGAGTACTCAATGAGCGTTGAAACGGCAAAAATACTCCCGCTGCGCGACGGTGCCGGTACCAAGCCCAAGATTGTCGCCAAGAATGTCCAGAAGTATTTCGGAAACGTGCTGGCGATGGAGGACATTTCTTGCACGATCAACGAACGGGAATTCGTGGCTATCATCGGTCCAAGCGGTTGCGGCAAGTCGACGTTTCTGTACCTGATCGCTGGATTCGAGAAGGCAAGCCAGGGGGAACTGCTAATCAACAACGAACTCGTGGTGGGGCCAGGACCCGACCGTGGCGTGGTCTTTCAGGAGTTCGTGCTGTTCCCCTGGCTTACGGTGTTGCGTAATGCGACGCTGGGCCTGGACATCAAAGGTGTGCCACGGCAGGAAGCTGAGGAGCGGGCGAGGAAGTGGCTTCGTCTGACAGGCCTTTCGGGGTTCGAGAATGCCTATCCATCGTCTCTGTCGGGCGGCATGAAACAGCGCGTCGCCATCGCTCGGGCACTTAGTTACGATCCGGAGGTGCTGCTACTCGATGAGCCGTTCGGCGCACTCGACGTGCAAACAAAGAACTACATGATCCAGGATCTACAAAACCTCTGGGTCGAGGCCAATCGAACTATCGTGATGATAACTCATAGTGTATCAGAGGCCGTTCAGCTTGCCGATCGAGTGCTTATTCTGAGCTCACGGCCCTCGCGAATAATTGCGGACGTGGCGATCAAGCTACCCCACCCTCGGGACTTAAGGGACCCGCAGGTCCGGCGATACGAAGACGAGGTTACGGCTCTTCTGTCGGCGGAAGTCGACAAGGCGATGAAGCGCGAACGCCAGACGTTTGCTGGCCGCTCATAGAGCGCTGTGAATCAATAGCCCAGATTACCGCAGGCCGACACTCTAACGCTCTGATCAGCTTGCGTCGGCACGCCGGTGGCGCCGCGCCCGCTCCAAGAGTTGCCGGGCACGTTCGACGACGGGCTCGTCGACCATCCTGCCTTCCAGCGAATAGGCGCCGACGCCACGTTCGGTTTGCTGACGGGCGGTCTCGATGATCAATTGCGCCCTTGCGACATCAGCGTCGGACGGTGCAAAGGCATTGTTTAGGATCGGTACCACTGAAGGATGGACACAGGTCGCACCCGTAACTCCGTGACCGAATGCCTCCTCCGCTAGCTCGCGCATTAGTCGGACATCCTTGTAGTCCGCAACGGAGCCGAACAATCCGAACGAGTATTTTCCGGCTCCGGCAGCGGCCATGTGAACCAGCATCTTGGGTATCTTAAGTGCCTCATGAGTGGGATTAGCTCCCATCGATAGCGCTAAGTCCTCACTACCGCCCATCAGGCCTATCACCCGCTCGTGGGCGCGTGCGATGTCGTCCGCTTTGGCCAAAATCTTGACGGACTCGATGACTGCGATCGCTTGGAGTGGCTCGCGACGGTCATGATCCCGTTCGGTTCGCTCAGCAACCTCTAGAAGCAACCGCACGTGCTCGGCGCCCTCGACTTTTGTAATCAGAATGCCCTTGGCACCACCGAGCACCGAAGCCTCGATATCTCGGACGGCAGCCGACAGAGGTCGATTAATACGCACCCAAATGTCAGCTCCTGCGGCAGCGCATCGTTTTATCGACGACGCAAGCCTATTGCGTGCCCCCTCCTTCTGTGCGGGCGCGACGCTGTCTTCAAGATCCAGGATTATGGCATCGGCGCCACAAAGCGCCGACTTTGCAATGAAGCGCTCAGATGAGGCGGGGACATAAAGCAGAGATCGGTACACTGGTGTCTTCCGGTCGCCTACGGGTCATTGGGATGATGGCTTAGCCTGCACGATGACGCCAGCCTCGCGCAGTTCTTCCAACCGGGCCTGCGTGATGCCGAGGGAGCGCAGAATCGCAAACGTGTGTTGACCGAGATCCGGAGCGGGCATCCGAATCCTTCCGGGCGTAGTTTCGAGCCTCGGGACCACGTTGTGCATTAAAACCGTTCCGAGTTCGGAGTCCGGTAACCCAACGACGATTTCGCGAGCTTGAACATGGGGGTCATCCAAGAATTGATCGATGTCGTAGATTGGTGCAGCAGTTACGTCTGCCCGCTCGAATATACTCATGTTATCTTCAAGCGTCCGCGCGGCAATGAATTCCGCGATAGGCTCCTCGCAAGCATCGGCGTTTTTGATGCGATCAGAGTTCGTCAAAAATCGGGGATCCACGATCATGTCAGGGCGACCGATAGTCCGGAACAACCTCTCGGCCACAACTTGCATCGAGGCGGAGATTGCGATCCAGCGAGAGTCGCTGGTACGGAATGTGTTGCGCGGCGCTCCGGTAAGCGATCGACTGCCGGTCCGCGGGCGTACCTGCTGTGTTAGTTGATAGATTCCGGCTTCGGGACCGAGGAGGGAAAAAAGCGGATCTAACAAGGGCAAGTCGATAACCTGGCCGTTACCCCCGCTCACTTCTCGATGCCTGAGCGCAACCATGGTTGCCCCAAATCCGTAAATGCCCGCGACCATATCGGCGAGCGTGGCGGGTGGCAGCAGCGGAGGTCGATCAGGGAATCCGTTGCGGGAAGCGAAGCCTGACATGCCTTCGACCAGAGTGC carries:
- a CDS encoding ABC transporter substrate-binding protein produces the protein MARSIQNKLRRVAFVVASCVMLIPAHATSKDALTIKIGLQAVPTDDVYRTKDWGAKYNLKVDIGSYSSGSEILKAFVAGQIDIGNGGSGRLITMAAMQPNLFYIIAADQYGGDRYGVIVANHSSVKAVAELKGRKIGAVAGSGSFSTFRVFLDKNGMKEGDFQIVNMKVEDLRAAVQQGVVDAAVAWEPHVAIGETMGVVKRIQSMKGVSESPNLVLVRRKFADEHPEAVARYLATLIDAGTYMKTQPDDAASKVAADISKQGVDIDPKALELALTRINVDPKLTDAMTDELMPVAESMKAAGKIPNIPDFKSLVRNQFYEEAAKLASSTN
- a CDS encoding ABC transporter permease, translated to MSNATPSAPFAGVADEQRLRSILYRGAASAFLFALPIIVFLLIWETTVRLGWINATILPSPSNIARRAWVLLDPADPAKSILLTHIVVSLWRALSSFALACVLAIPMGLFLGLNRTAYLIASPLLSLLLPLPAVAWAPIFLVIFGQGDITIIAVCFLGAFFPILYSTIQGVRAIGRHSLWVVRSMGASRFDIFRRVLLPGALPALISGLKLGMAHSWRTLVAAEMLAALTHGLGFMIFAARSYMDVSTMFVGIVCLALIGLLIERGVFGSLEALTIHRWHGNGKVGSHR
- a CDS encoding ABC transporter permease, whose product is MARIALILVPLVAWEVCSRLGLINGFLFPAPSAILNKLWVQSGPNGNPPYAILWHVADSMLRLLSGLSLAVIIGTLLGVGLGMSQRARLVFQPIISILMPVPTLAWTPVLLLVMGIDNRTTILVVFLAAVFEMIYIVASGIEMLNVKMLWVAWSMGASRRQVFWRVIIPGIFPCLITGTRLGTGYAWRALIAAEMLAASSYGLGFMIYDASEYMNIGVIYGGVMMIAALGYLLENVLVGKIEAATIEKWGVLNER
- a CDS encoding ABC transporter ATP-binding protein, which codes for MSVETAKILPLRDGAGTKPKIVAKNVQKYFGNVLAMEDISCTINEREFVAIIGPSGCGKSTFLYLIAGFEKASQGELLINNELVVGPGPDRGVVFQEFVLFPWLTVLRNATLGLDIKGVPRQEAEERARKWLRLTGLSGFENAYPSSLSGGMKQRVAIARALSYDPEVLLLDEPFGALDVQTKNYMIQDLQNLWVEANRTIVMITHSVSEAVQLADRVLILSSRPSRIIADVAIKLPHPRDLRDPQVRRYEDEVTALLSAEVDKAMKRERQTFAGRS
- a CDS encoding CoA ester lyase: MYRSLLYVPASSERFIAKSALCGADAIILDLEDSVAPAQKEGARNRLASSIKRCAAAGADIWVRINRPLSAAVRDIEASVLGGAKGILITKVEGAEHVRLLLEVAERTERDHDRREPLQAIAVIESVKILAKADDIARAHERVIGLMGGSEDLALSMGANPTHEALKIPKMLVHMAAAGAGKYSFGLFGSVADYKDVRLMRELAEEAFGHGVTGATCVHPSVVPILNNAFAPSDADVARAQLIIETARQQTERGVGAYSLEGRMVDEPVVERARQLLERARRHRRADAS
- a CDS encoding CaiB/BaiF CoA-transferase family protein, coding for MKAVPKQFEPEAAGALNGVRVVDLSRLVAGNMLTLQLADFGAEVIKIEDIVSGDPLRAWRVNDVSIHWKTYARNKKSVALDLRDERGRTILSDLLATADVLVENFRPGGLEKLGLLPEVLRAQNAGLIIVRISGWGQTGPYRDRPGFGTLVEGMSGFASRNGFPDRPPLLPPATLADMVAGIYGFGATMVALRHREVSGGNGQVIDLPLLDPLFSLLGPEAGIYQLTQQVRPRTGSRSLTGAPRNTFRTSDSRWIAISASMQVVAERLFRTIGRPDMIVDPRFLTNSDRIKNADACEEPIAEFIAARTLEDNMSIFERADVTAAPIYDIDQFLDDPHVQAREIVVGLPDSELGTVLMHNVVPRLETTPGRIRMPAPDLGQHTFAILRSLGITQARLEELREAGVIVQAKPSSQ